The following are from one region of the Corylus avellana chromosome ca1, CavTom2PMs-1.0 genome:
- the LOC132167871 gene encoding uncharacterized protein LOC132167871: MEQGYVPTILVTNDDGIDAPGLRALVRAIVSTDRYNVQVCAPDSEKSAVSHGITWRHPVSAKRVDIDGATAFAVSGTPADCTSLGISQALFPIIADLVVSGINMGSNCGYHIVYSGTVAGAREAFFNGLPSVSISYDWVGGKSNIHDYTLAAEACLPIISAILAEVRNQTYPQRCFLNIDLPTDVANHKGYKLTKQGKGMFMMGWKQVTSNMEGGKMLSTMTMEANSEESAETESSSLSPEHLLFKREVRGAQIEDDDTDHKFLLEGYITVTPLAALSPADKDCQAFFQDWLPSVAGRPSSSAL; encoded by the exons ATGGAACAAGGCTACGTTCCGACGATCCTGGTGACCAACGACGACGGCATCGACGCGCCAGGCCTGCGAGCCCTGGTTCGCGCCATCGTCTCCACGGATCGCTACAATGTTCAAGTCTGCGCTCCTGATTC GGAAAAGTCAGCTGTTAGTCATGGCATCACTTGGCGTCACCCAGTCTCTGCCAAACGAGTAGATATTGATGGAGCAACAGCCTTTGCGGTTTCCG GGACTCCGGCTGACTGTACTTCTTTGGGAATCTCCCAAGCACTATTTCCTATTATTGCTGATCTG GTAGTCAGTGGCATAAACATGGGCAGCAACTGTGGTTATCACAT CGTTTATTCTGGCACAGTAGCTGGTGCTCGAGAGGCCTTTTTCAATGGTTTACCTTCTGTGTCTATATCATATGACTG GGTTGGGGGTAAGAGTAATATTCATGACTATACACTTGCTGCTGAGGCCTGTTTACCAATCATAAGTGCAATTCTGGCTGAGGTCAGGAATCAGACTTATCCTCAAAGATGTTTTCTGAATATAGATCTACCGACAGATGTTGCTAATCATAAG GGGTATAAGCTGACTAAGCAGGGTAAGGGTATGTTCATGATGGGATGGAAGCAAGTTACTTCTAACATGGAAGGAGGAAAAATGTTATCAACTATGACCATGGAGGCTAACTCAGAAGAATCGGCAGAAACTGAATCTTCAAGTTTGTCGCCAGAACATCTTTTGTTCAAGAGGGAA GTGAGGGGTGCCCAAATTGAAGATGATGATACAGACCACAAATTTCTTTTGGAAGGATAT ATTACTGTCACTCCTCTTGCAGCCCTCTCGCCTGCAGACAAAGACTGCCAGGCCTTCTTTCAAGATTGGCTGCCAAGTGTGGCTGGACGTCCCTCTTCATCAGCCTTATAA